The following proteins are encoded in a genomic region of Drosophila miranda strain MSH22 chromosome 4, D.miranda_PacBio2.1, whole genome shotgun sequence:
- the LOC108164235 gene encoding protein enhancer of rudimentary-like — protein sequence MSHTILFVQPGARPETRTYCDYESVNECIESVCKSYEGYLKRRNPKKSTITYEISQLFDFLDRLKDICCLVYQKSTKTYAPFSKEWIKSKIYDLLRGSAHSA from the coding sequence ATGTCGCACACCATTCTGTTCGTTCAGCCCGGGGCTCGCCCGGAGACTCGCACTTACTGCGACTACGAGAGCGTCAACGAGTGCATCGAGAGCGTGTGCAAGTCCTACGAGGGGTATCTGAAGCGCCGCAACCCCAAAAAATCGACCATTACGTACGAGATCAGCCAGCTCTTCGACTTCCTCGATCGGTTGAAGGACATCTGCTGCTTGGTGTACCAGAAGAGCACCAAAACATACGCCCCGTTCAGCAAGGAGTGGATCAAGTCTAAGATCTACGACCTGCTCCGCGGATCGGCGCACAGCGCTTGA
- the LOC108164287 gene encoding proteasome activator complex subunit 3-like, with protein sequence MSSMSEMAITYPKVLVTKLGTQLLAGKLGFPQKIVELNELLNSPMFKEVEREQGTPVEVEGQGDGGSHDEGQEKCSCPVPCTKAVWVIVEAAKPFVKAMVANANVIKMWVAYMVEKSVNSNSLAASILDDVQKGIGKIYSEANGSFKQISKYHAVRARRASDVAGYPGVEECREDIFEILCEVRKVYSMLIDFADKDWNKLKDYDNALDTL encoded by the exons ATGTCGTCGATGTCCGAGATGGCAATCACGTATCCTAAGGTGTTAGTTACCAAATTGGGAACGCAGCTGTTGGCTGGGAAGCTTGGCTTCCCGCAGAAGATTGTCGAGCTTAACGAGCTGCTGAACTCGCCGATGTTCAAAGAGGTCGAGCGGGAGCAAGGCACTCCGGTCGAGGTCGAAGGCCAAGGCGATGGCGGCTCCCATGATGAGGGTCAAGAGAAGTGTTCGTGCCCAGTTCCTTGCACTAAGGCGGTCTGGGTGATTGTCGAAGCGGCCAAGCCCTTCGTCAAAGCAATGGTAGCGAATG CAAACGTCATAAAGATGTGGGTAGCGTACATGGTAGAGAAAAGCGTGAACAGCAACAGCCTTGCCGCCTCCATCCTCGACGATGTCCAGAAAGGAATCGGGAAAATCTATTCGGAGGCCAATGGCAGCTTCAAACAGATCTCGAAGTACCACGCCGTGCGCGCCAGGCGCGCTTCAGATGTGGCGGGTTATCCGGGCGTCGAGGAGTGCCGCGAAGATATTTTCGAAATTCTCTGCGAGGTGCGCAAAGTCTACTCCATGCTTATCGACTTTGCCGACAAAGACTGGAACAAGCTTAAGGATTACGACAATGCCCTGGACACTTTGTAA
- the LOC108164234 gene encoding proteasome activator complex subunit 3-like has translation MSSMSVNAIPYPKALVTKLGTQLIAKDLPEKIVELNELLDSSMFKEVQQEQGTPVLPSAGKVEGQGDGCTHDQHLRKLARPVPCEKAVCEMMEVVKPILRTLIANANLFNLWVSSMIPERVSGDSLGVSIQKHVQEEIVKVQSEADAYFEKFLKYFDTRAKAARIASEYPHVEECGKLVVEIDQINILYLQNIVREVRNFYSLLHDLGTKNWDKLQNGQSSNTNGYH, from the exons ATGTCGTCGATGTCCGTGAACGCAATCCCGTATCCTAAGGCGTTAGTTACCAAATTGGGAACGCAGCTGATTGCCAAGGACCTTCCGGAGAAGATTGTCGAGCTGAACGAGCTGCTCGACTCGTCGATGTTCAAAGAGGTCCAGCAGGAGCAAGGCACTCCGGTCCTGCCTTCGGCTGGCAAGGTGGAAGGCCAAGGCGATGGCTGCACCCATGATCAGCATCTAAGGAAGCTTGCGCGCCCAGTTCCTTGCGAAAAGGCGGTCTGCGAGATGATGGAAGTGGTCAAGCCCATCCTGCGCACTCTGATAGCGAATG CGAATCTCTTCAATCTGTGGGTATCGTCAATGATaccggaaagagtgtccggtgaCAGCCTTGGGGTCTCCATCCAGAAGCATGTCCAAGAAGAAATCGTGAAGGTCCAGTCAGAGGCCGATGCCTACTTCGAAAAGTTTCTGAAGTACTTCGACACGCGTGCTAAGGCCGCTAGAATAGCGTCCGAGTATCCGCACGTGGAGGAGTGCGGAAAACTTGTTGTCGAGATAGACCAGATTAATATATTATATCTGCAGAACATTGTCCGCGAGGTGCGCAATTTCTACTCCTTACTCCACGACCTCGGCACTAAGAACTGGGACAAGCTTCAGAACGGCCAATCGTCGAATACCAACGGCTATCACTGA
- the LOC108164288 gene encoding protein enhancer of rudimentary-like, which translates to MSHTILFVQPGARPETRTYCDYESVNECIESVCKSYEGYLKRRNPKKSTITYEISQLFDFLDRLKDICCLVYQKSTKTYAPFSKEWIKSKIYDLLRGSAHSA; encoded by the coding sequence ATGTCGCACACCATTCTGTTCGTTCAGCCCGGGGCTCGCCCGGAGACTCGCACTTACTGCGACTACGAGAGCGTCAACGAGTGCATCGAGAGCGTGTGCAAGTCCTACGAGGGGTATCTGAAGCGCCGCAACCCCAAAAAATCGACCATTACGTACGAGATCAGCCAGCTCTTCGACTTCCTCGATCGGTTGAAGGACATCTGCTGCTTGGTGTACCAGAAGAGCACCAAAACCTACGCCCCGTTCAGCAAGGAGTGGATCAAGTCTAAGATCTACGACCTGCTCCGCGGATCGGCGCACAGCGCTTGA